The following coding sequences are from one Polynucleobacter sp. JS-JIR-II-50 window:
- a CDS encoding HupE/UreJ family protein, translating to MSLYIKKILLAFAGLIGVLSSNLVYAHPGHETSVSFLSGLMHPFSGFDHFLVIVLVGFWSAFMLKKIWLGPCVFILGMCLGVFAGLSNLPLHIFEFGIAASVIAMGLLLLVQRQYSNNAILALISFFGIFHGFAHAALFSNGSLGAPLVAQDMAGLILATGILHLSGALLVKLLRDKTAIFARVTGFASVIYGWVLISQLSFALLGGAST from the coding sequence ATGAGTCTTTATATAAAAAAAATATTGTTAGCTTTTGCTGGATTGATCGGAGTTCTATCTTCAAATTTGGTTTATGCCCACCCAGGACATGAAACTTCGGTTAGTTTCCTATCGGGTCTGATGCATCCATTTAGTGGCTTTGATCATTTTTTAGTCATTGTGCTCGTAGGATTTTGGAGTGCTTTCATGCTGAAAAAAATCTGGCTTGGGCCTTGTGTTTTTATATTAGGTATGTGTCTTGGGGTATTTGCTGGCCTAAGTAATTTACCTCTTCATATCTTTGAATTTGGAATCGCTGCTTCTGTAATTGCAATGGGATTATTGTTGCTTGTACAGCGCCAGTACTCCAATAATGCAATCCTTGCCTTAATTAGTTTTTTTGGAATATTTCATGGGTTTGCCCACGCTGCATTATTTTCAAATGGATCCCTTGGAGCCCCCTTGGTAGCACAAGATATGGCTGGCTTGATTTTGGCGACAGGGATCTTGCATTTATCAGGCGCTCTATTGGTCAAGCTCCTTAGGGACAAGACGGCGATCTTTGCAAGAGTGACTGGATTTGCTAGTGTTATATACGGCTGGGTATTAATCAGTCAGCTTTCCTTTGCACTGCTTGGCGGAGCATCGACATGA
- a CDS encoding urease subunit beta: protein MSSPSSANSQRFIPGQMFVEPGDIELNVGRKTLSIEVSNSGDRPIQIGSHFHFFEVNDALVFDRDKTKGMRLNIVAGTAVRFEPGQKRTIELVEVAGEKKIYGFAGRVMGGL from the coding sequence ATGAGTTCGCCATCAAGTGCAAATAGCCAACGCTTTATTCCAGGGCAGATGTTTGTAGAGCCTGGAGATATTGAGTTGAATGTTGGCCGAAAAACACTTTCAATTGAAGTCTCTAATAGTGGCGATCGTCCTATTCAAATCGGTTCCCATTTTCACTTCTTTGAAGTAAATGATGCCCTAGTATTTGATCGCGATAAAACGAAGGGCATGCGATTAAATATTGTTGCAGGCACTGCTGTGCGTTTTGAGCCAGGCCAAAAGCGCACTATTGAGCTTGTAGAGGTGGCTGGTGAGAAGAAGATTTATGGCTTTGCTGGCCGCGTTATGGGGGGTCTCTAA
- the urtE gene encoding urea ABC transporter ATP-binding subunit UrtE, translating into MLIVKDLNQYYGGSHILRNVNFEVPKGQLTSLLGRNGVGKTTLLKSLMGVVKVKTGSIAWDGKELANLPPWSRVDGGFAYVPQGREIFPRLTVEENLLIGAAKFSSPKNIPGYIYELFPILSDMKARRGGDLSGGQQQQLAIGRALMSQPELIILDEPTEGIQPSIIQDIGRCLRKLVDEMGITVLLVEQYYDFAKELSDNYIVMRRGEVVAQGKGADMDLNGVQEMISV; encoded by the coding sequence ATGCTTATCGTCAAAGATCTCAATCAATATTATGGCGGAAGCCATATTTTGCGTAATGTGAATTTTGAAGTCCCCAAGGGTCAATTAACCAGTTTGCTTGGGCGAAATGGCGTTGGCAAAACCACTTTGCTCAAATCGCTTATGGGTGTGGTGAAAGTAAAGACTGGCTCGATTGCTTGGGATGGAAAAGAATTGGCCAATCTACCCCCGTGGTCTCGGGTGGACGGTGGATTTGCCTATGTTCCTCAAGGTCGAGAAATTTTCCCAAGACTCACAGTCGAAGAAAACTTGCTCATTGGAGCGGCAAAATTCTCAAGCCCAAAAAATATCCCTGGATATATTTACGAGCTATTTCCAATTCTGTCGGATATGAAGGCGCGTCGGGGCGGTGATTTGTCAGGTGGCCAACAACAGCAGTTAGCAATTGGGCGTGCATTGATGTCTCAGCCAGAGTTGATCATTTTGGATGAGCCTACCGAGGGTATTCAGCCATCGATTATTCAGGACATTGGTCGATGCCTTCGCAAGTTAGTCGATGAAATGGGTATTACCGTTCTTCTCGTTGAACAATATTACGACTTTGCAAAAGAGCTCTCAGATAACTATATTGTGATGCGCCGCGGTGAAGTCGTCGCGCAAGGCAAAGGTGCTGATATGGATCTCAATGGTGTTCAGGAGATGATTTCGGTTTAA
- a CDS encoding urease accessory protein UreD — protein MFLAPDNAVKKLFRPLSPSWLAKLSLSYERTVIGTVLKKSLHEGPLRVQKALYPEGDDICHTVIIHPPAGIAGGDTLDIQVAVGKGSHVVLSTPSATKWYKSFKNPATQNIQFELGENAKLDWLPQENLFFKGANSNVITRMSLSSNASFIGWDALMLGRHASGEEWSSGHIHMLNEIRRDGKLIWIENGHIDAEDQYSRSLTQLGSWPVCATLWAVGPRCSANLVETFAEMMPWTDSLRAGVTLMPQGVFLVRVVSNDMEIARNFMIDVWSKLRPIVHGVPAQPLRLWAS, from the coding sequence ATGTTTTTGGCTCCAGACAACGCAGTAAAAAAGCTATTTAGGCCTCTAAGTCCTAGTTGGCTAGCCAAACTGAGCCTATCTTATGAGCGCACTGTAATTGGCACTGTATTAAAGAAAAGTTTGCATGAGGGGCCACTGCGAGTTCAAAAAGCTTTATATCCCGAAGGTGATGATATTTGCCACACGGTCATCATTCACCCGCCAGCAGGTATCGCAGGCGGAGATACCTTAGATATCCAGGTTGCTGTTGGCAAGGGTAGTCATGTGGTTCTATCTACTCCAAGTGCCACTAAATGGTACAAATCATTTAAAAATCCTGCTACTCAAAATATTCAATTTGAGCTGGGTGAGAATGCAAAATTAGATTGGCTACCTCAAGAGAATCTTTTTTTTAAAGGCGCAAACTCTAACGTTATTACCAGGATGAGCCTTTCATCGAATGCTTCATTTATTGGTTGGGACGCCCTGATGTTAGGACGCCATGCCTCTGGCGAGGAATGGTCTAGTGGCCACATTCATATGCTCAATGAAATAAGGCGTGATGGAAAGTTAATTTGGATCGAGAACGGGCATATAGATGCCGAAGATCAATACTCCAGATCTTTAACTCAACTAGGGTCTTGGCCTGTTTGTGCAACTCTATGGGCCGTAGGACCAAGGTGCTCAGCTAATTTAGTTGAAACCTTTGCTGAGATGATGCCTTGGACTGATTCATTACGGGCTGGGGTGACGTTGATGCCACAAGGCGTCTTTTTGGTGAGGGTAGTCTCTAATGATATGGAGATAGCCAGAAATTTTATGATTGATGTATGGTCCAAATTAAGACCAATCGTTCATGGTGTGCCAGCTCAGCCATTACGGCTTTGGGCTTCTTAG
- the ureG gene encoding urease accessory protein UreG, with protein MMRTKKNPPLRVGIGGPVGSGKTTLLEMLCKAMRDQYDLVVITNDIYTKEDQRLLTVAGALDPERIMGVETGGCPHTAIREDASINLEAVDRMQRQYPDVDIIFIESGGDNLAATFSPELSDLTIYVIDVAGGEKIPRKGGPGITRSDLLVINKTDLAPYVGASLPIMESDAKKMRGDRPFIMGSVKSGDGLKGIIEFIEKKGLLKN; from the coding sequence ATGATGAGAACTAAAAAAAATCCCCCTTTGAGAGTTGGTATTGGTGGCCCTGTAGGTTCAGGCAAGACAACTTTGCTCGAGATGCTTTGTAAAGCAATGCGTGATCAGTATGACTTGGTAGTGATTACCAACGACATATACACTAAAGAAGATCAGCGTTTACTTACTGTTGCAGGTGCATTAGATCCAGAGCGAATCATGGGGGTTGAGACAGGCGGTTGCCCGCATACCGCCATTAGAGAAGACGCCTCTATCAATTTAGAAGCTGTTGATCGTATGCAACGGCAGTATCCAGATGTAGATATTATTTTTATTGAGTCTGGTGGTGATAATTTGGCGGCAACTTTCAGCCCAGAGCTTTCTGACCTGACGATTTATGTGATTGATGTAGCTGGAGGGGAAAAGATTCCTCGTAAAGGTGGCCCAGGAATTACACGTTCTGATTTATTGGTAATCAATAAGACCGATCTTGCTCCTTATGTTGGAGCTTCCTTACCCATCATGGAGTCAGACGCTAAAAAGATGCGTGGTGATCGACCATTTATTATGGGTAGTGTGAAGTCAGGCGATGGGCTTAAAGGAATTATTGA
- the urtD gene encoding urea ABC transporter ATP-binding protein UrtD, which yields MSAHFLEKGIDTSHTGILYVDDLSVNFDGFQAINKLSLTIDVGELRCVIGPNGAGKTTLMDVITGKTRSNIADIDGSVYLGSTIDLMTMNEPQIAQIGVGRKFQKPTVFEHHPVWENLELAMAGDKSWHHSLIAKVDLEGRRLMESVLALTQLESEAYREAGLLSHGQKQRLEIGMLLMQQPKLLLLDEPVAGMTDEETMRLAELLNSLRGQCSMMVVEHDMEFVAALAGPKGKVTVLAEGSVLAEGTLDEVKRDERVIESYLGR from the coding sequence ATGAGCGCTCACTTTCTTGAGAAGGGAATCGATACTTCTCATACTGGAATCCTCTATGTGGATGATCTATCGGTCAATTTTGACGGTTTTCAGGCCATTAATAAATTGTCATTGACGATTGATGTCGGCGAACTGCGCTGTGTGATTGGGCCTAATGGCGCCGGTAAGACTACCTTAATGGATGTCATTACCGGTAAAACTCGCTCTAACATTGCTGATATTGATGGCTCCGTTTATTTAGGTTCGACCATTGATCTGATGACCATGAACGAGCCACAAATTGCCCAAATTGGCGTTGGCCGTAAATTTCAAAAGCCCACGGTATTTGAGCATCACCCTGTTTGGGAAAATCTTGAATTGGCGATGGCTGGAGATAAATCATGGCATCACTCCTTGATTGCTAAAGTAGATCTAGAGGGCCGTCGTTTGATGGAATCAGTGCTTGCCCTTACACAGTTAGAGTCAGAAGCTTATCGTGAAGCTGGCCTTCTTTCTCACGGTCAAAAGCAACGCTTAGAGATTGGTATGCTTCTAATGCAGCAGCCCAAGCTGTTATTGCTTGATGAGCCCGTTGCAGGGATGACGGACGAAGAAACAATGCGCTTAGCTGAGCTTCTAAATTCATTACGTGGTCAATGCTCGATGATGGTAGTTGAGCATGATATGGAATTTGTTGCTGCTTTAGCGGGCCCAAAAGGTAAGGTGACTGTATTGGCTGAAGGTTCAGTTCTAGCCGAAGGCACTTTGGATGAAGTGAAGCGTGATGAACGCGTAATCGAATCGTATTTAGGGCGTTAA
- the urtB gene encoding urea ABC transporter permease subunit UrtB → MKFPIFSKLILSAACVLACGITFAKINVADLKPLFSDNFDAKVKVVQNLSKEGSPEALEILQALSAESLFLSPQGVVVQKGDQYLDPLTGLSVSVKPDELQDVILNNQLRGKVDNALLGLQLASADPQIRAKAVDSLIKDPEPDTFPLVENLLATEKDPALKPKVQKLWALLALQSDNQESKLKAIELLGDSGDPQVAALLAPLAKEGGPVQEAAEKALAKIKKSEFSGEILGNVIAGFSYGSILLLCALGLAITYGLIGVINMAHGEFLMVGAYATYVVQGFFRQYAPGYLDWYLLFALPVAFIAAALVGILIERTVIKFLYGRPLETLLATFGVSLLMIQMTRTIFGAQNVEVANPTWMSGAMQVLPNLVVPYNRIIIFAFAIAVVIVTWLVLNKTRLGLFVRAVTQNRTMAACVGVKTVRVDMYAFAFGAGIAGLGGVALSQIGNVGPDLGQSYIVDSFMVVVLGGVGQLAGTIYGAFGLGITSKLLEPFIGAVLAKIAILVFIIIFIQRRPQGLFALKGRSVD, encoded by the coding sequence ATGAAATTTCCAATCTTTTCAAAACTAATCCTTTCTGCTGCTTGTGTATTGGCATGTGGGATTACTTTTGCAAAAATTAATGTTGCAGATTTAAAGCCCCTGTTTAGTGATAACTTTGATGCCAAAGTTAAAGTGGTCCAAAATTTATCTAAAGAGGGTAGTCCCGAAGCCTTAGAAATTCTTCAGGCTCTCAGTGCAGAAAGCCTTTTCTTGTCGCCCCAAGGTGTTGTAGTTCAAAAGGGCGATCAATATTTAGATCCCTTAACCGGACTAAGTGTTTCAGTGAAGCCGGATGAACTGCAAGACGTTATTCTGAATAATCAACTGCGCGGTAAAGTTGATAATGCCTTGCTAGGTTTACAGCTAGCTTCTGCAGATCCACAGATTCGCGCTAAGGCAGTCGACTCTTTAATCAAGGATCCCGAGCCAGACACCTTCCCATTGGTTGAAAACTTACTGGCTACCGAAAAGGATCCTGCGCTCAAGCCAAAAGTACAGAAGCTCTGGGCGCTCCTTGCTTTGCAATCCGACAATCAAGAATCAAAACTAAAGGCAATTGAACTCTTAGGCGATAGTGGTGATCCACAAGTTGCTGCATTGCTGGCGCCTTTGGCAAAAGAGGGTGGCCCAGTGCAAGAGGCGGCTGAAAAGGCTTTAGCCAAAATTAAGAAGTCTGAGTTTAGCGGCGAAATCCTGGGTAATGTGATCGCTGGGTTTAGTTATGGAAGTATTTTGTTACTTTGCGCTTTGGGCTTGGCGATTACTTATGGCTTGATTGGCGTCATCAATATGGCGCACGGTGAATTCCTGATGGTTGGTGCTTATGCAACTTATGTTGTACAAGGATTTTTCAGGCAATATGCTCCTGGCTATTTAGATTGGTATTTGTTATTCGCTTTGCCGGTTGCTTTTATTGCCGCCGCCTTAGTGGGTATTTTGATCGAAAGAACGGTCATTAAATTTTTATATGGTCGTCCGCTAGAAACCTTATTAGCCACCTTTGGCGTCAGTTTGCTGATGATTCAGATGACCAGAACTATTTTTGGCGCTCAAAATGTCGAGGTGGCTAATCCAACGTGGATGTCTGGTGCCATGCAGGTACTACCTAACTTGGTTGTGCCCTATAACCGGATCATTATTTTTGCTTTTGCGATTGCGGTAGTAATCGTGACTTGGCTAGTATTAAACAAAACTCGTCTAGGGCTTTTCGTCAGGGCGGTTACTCAAAACCGGACTATGGCTGCATGCGTGGGTGTCAAAACAGTGCGCGTGGATATGTATGCCTTTGCATTTGGCGCAGGCATTGCCGGTCTTGGTGGTGTAGCCCTCTCACAGATTGGTAACGTAGGTCCCGATCTTGGTCAAAGCTATATTGTTGATTCCTTCATGGTGGTGGTACTCGGTGGAGTAGGTCAGCTTGCAGGCACTATTTATGGTGCATTTGGACTTGGTATCACCAGCAAATTATTAGAGCCATTTATTGGCGCCGTATTGGCCAAGATTGCTATCTTAGTGTTCATTATTATTTTTATCCAAAGACGTCCTCAAGGCCTCTTCGCACTGAAAGGCAGGAGCGTTGATTAA
- a CDS encoding urease accessory protein UreF — translation MSIDLNEITALMQLASPALPIGGYSYSQGLEAAIDSGLVNDAPTAEAWIKDVFLGVFVRSEAPLWLLSYEAWAKKDIDSAQSLNDYFLASRETSELRSEAEQMGWSLLQIAQSLGWGSEYLTKLSAIKPLSLLTAHSYACFHLNIQSKNGLAAYAFSWIENQVAASLKAIPLGQVAGQHALTKLRLLVPEMVEQAEQRAKSGLSMVDNFAPMLAILSSRHETQYSRLFRS, via the coding sequence ATGAGCATTGATCTAAACGAAATCACTGCATTGATGCAGTTGGCATCACCAGCATTGCCAATCGGTGGATATAGCTATTCTCAGGGCTTAGAAGCTGCCATTGATTCTGGCTTGGTAAACGATGCTCCAACTGCAGAAGCATGGATAAAAGATGTATTTTTAGGTGTCTTTGTCAGATCTGAAGCCCCACTTTGGCTTCTCAGTTATGAGGCATGGGCAAAAAAAGATATTGATTCCGCCCAAAGTCTGAACGACTATTTCTTAGCCAGTCGCGAAACCTCAGAGCTCAGATCAGAAGCTGAGCAGATGGGTTGGTCTTTATTGCAAATTGCTCAGTCTTTGGGTTGGGGTAGCGAATACCTTACTAAATTATCTGCAATCAAACCTTTGTCATTATTGACGGCCCATAGCTATGCCTGTTTTCATCTAAATATACAGTCAAAGAATGGGCTTGCAGCTTATGCATTCTCATGGATAGAAAACCAAGTAGCAGCTTCTTTAAAAGCTATACCGCTGGGTCAAGTAGCAGGGCAGCATGCCCTAACAAAGCTTCGCTTGCTTGTTCCTGAAATGGTTGAGCAGGCTGAACAAAGAGCCAAATCTGGTTTATCGATGGTTGACAATTTTGCACCGATGTTGGCTATCCTTTCTTCCAGACACGAGACTCAGTATTCCCGATTATTCCGTTCATAG
- the ureC gene encoding urease subunit alpha, whose product MAKIGRQAYAEMFGPTVGDRLRLADTGLMIEVEKDLTIYGEEVKFGGGKVIRDGMGQSQRESKDCADTVITNAVIIDHWGIIKADISIKNGRISNIGKAGNPDIQPGITSVIGPGTEIIAGEGMIVTAGGIDTHIHFICPQQIEEALMSGVTTMIGGGTGPATGTFATTCTPGPWHIQRMLQSIDAYPMNIGLLGKGNASLPAGLREQVDAGAIGLKLHEDWGTTPAAIDCCLGVADETDTQVAIHTDTLNESGFVETTLAAFKGRTIHTYHTEGAGGGHAPDIIRACGESNVLPSSTNPTRPFTVNTLDEHLDMLMVCHHLDASIAEDIAFAESRIRRETIAAEDILHDLGAFSMLSSDSQAMGRVGEVIIRTWQTADKMKVQRGLLPGDTNRHDNFRVKRYISKYTINPAITHGISHVVGSIEVGKYADLVFWKPAFFGVKPSLILKGGSIAAAAMGDPNASIPTPQPVHYRNMFAGIGQGIRHSSLTFISQSAMNANIRDAYGLEKQVEAVKNCRSITKADMVHNDWQPNISVDPETYQVIANGELLTCEPAKVLPMAQRYFLF is encoded by the coding sequence ATGGCTAAGATTGGTCGTCAAGCCTATGCTGAAATGTTTGGCCCTACTGTAGGTGATCGTTTAAGACTGGCGGATACCGGCCTCATGATTGAGGTTGAAAAGGACCTCACTATCTATGGCGAAGAAGTCAAATTTGGCGGTGGTAAAGTCATTCGTGATGGTATGGGCCAAAGTCAACGCGAGTCAAAGGACTGTGCCGATACCGTTATTACCAATGCGGTAATCATTGATCACTGGGGCATTATCAAAGCTGATATCTCTATTAAAAATGGCAGAATATCTAATATTGGTAAGGCTGGTAACCCAGATATTCAACCGGGGATCACTTCTGTCATTGGCCCTGGTACCGAAATTATTGCTGGCGAAGGAATGATAGTGACGGCGGGTGGTATTGATACTCATATCCACTTTATTTGTCCGCAGCAAATTGAAGAGGCTTTAATGTCTGGGGTAACCACCATGATTGGTGGCGGTACGGGCCCAGCAACTGGTACTTTTGCAACTACTTGCACGCCTGGTCCTTGGCATATTCAAAGAATGTTGCAATCCATCGATGCATATCCTATGAATATTGGCCTATTGGGTAAAGGCAATGCTAGCTTGCCAGCTGGATTACGAGAGCAAGTTGATGCAGGCGCAATTGGATTGAAGTTGCATGAAGACTGGGGGACTACGCCAGCAGCGATTGATTGTTGTTTGGGCGTTGCTGATGAAACTGATACTCAGGTGGCAATTCATACCGATACTTTAAATGAGTCAGGATTTGTAGAAACTACCTTAGCTGCATTTAAGGGGCGCACTATTCACACTTATCACACCGAGGGCGCGGGCGGCGGTCATGCCCCCGACATTATTCGTGCGTGTGGCGAGTCAAATGTATTGCCATCCTCAACTAACCCCACCAGACCATTTACGGTTAATACATTAGATGAGCATTTGGATATGCTGATGGTGTGCCATCATCTTGATGCATCTATCGCTGAAGATATTGCCTTTGCAGAATCGCGCATTCGTCGTGAAACCATCGCTGCGGAGGATATCTTGCATGACTTAGGCGCCTTCTCGATGCTTTCATCAGATTCTCAAGCGATGGGGCGTGTGGGTGAGGTGATTATTCGTACCTGGCAAACTGCTGACAAGATGAAAGTACAGCGTGGTTTGCTTCCGGGTGATACAAATCGTCACGATAACTTCCGAGTCAAGCGTTACATCTCTAAGTACACCATTAATCCTGCCATTACCCATGGCATTTCTCATGTTGTTGGGTCTATTGAGGTGGGTAAGTATGCGGATTTAGTATTTTGGAAGCCTGCCTTCTTCGGCGTCAAGCCTTCATTAATATTAAAGGGTGGGTCTATTGCGGCAGCGGCTATGGGCGATCCAAACGCATCTATTCCAACGCCGCAGCCCGTTCATTACCGAAATATGTTTGCGGGCATTGGCCAGGGGATACGTCATAGCTCGTTAACTTTCATTTCTCAATCGGCTATGAATGCCAATATTCGCGATGCTTATGGATTAGAGAAGCAAGTTGAGGCGGTAAAGAATTGTCGATCTATCACCAAGGCAGATATGGTCCACAACGATTGGCAGCCAAATATCTCCGTAGATCCAGAGACCTACCAAGTGATAGCAAATGGCGAACTATTAACTTGTGAGCCAGCAAAGGTATTACCAATGGCTCAACGATATTTCTTGTTCTAG
- a CDS encoding urease subunit gamma: MELTPREKDKLLIFTAALLAERRKARGLKLNYPESVALISASIMEGARDGKTVAQLMHEGQAILGREDVMEGVPEMIPDIQIEATFPDGTKLVTVHNPIV; this comes from the coding sequence ATGGAATTAACTCCACGCGAAAAAGATAAATTACTCATATTCACAGCGGCACTCTTAGCGGAGCGCAGAAAGGCTCGGGGCCTCAAGTTGAACTATCCGGAATCAGTCGCTTTAATTAGCGCTTCGATTATGGAGGGTGCTCGCGATGGCAAAACTGTCGCACAACTGATGCACGAAGGGCAAGCGATACTAGGTCGCGAAGATGTCATGGAAGGGGTTCCAGAAATGATTCCAGATATTCAGATTGAGGCAACATTTCCTGATGGAACAAAATTAGTCACAGTTCATAACCCGATTGTTTAG
- the ureE gene encoding urease accessory protein UreE, with product MSEPIRVEKIIPKGQGLAKAVIARALELKLPFEVRNKSRFSEILSDGREAHFFLPRGNVLASDDILIADDGSMIRISAADQEVITIASTDAHQLMRAAYHLGNRHIPVQVGLGFLRIEPDSVLEGMIHQLGLESKHEFAPFEPETGAYGGGHRHSHAETFDSDYALAQKVYAEHEKPHVHGPGCSHHHHGDHDHSHEH from the coding sequence ATGTCAGAACCAATTCGCGTTGAGAAAATCATCCCCAAAGGACAGGGCTTAGCCAAAGCAGTTATTGCTAGAGCGCTCGAACTAAAGTTGCCATTTGAGGTACGCAATAAAAGCCGTTTTTCAGAAATACTTTCCGATGGTCGCGAGGCACACTTTTTTCTGCCAAGAGGTAATGTGCTGGCAAGTGATGATATTTTGATTGCAGATGATGGATCCATGATTCGAATCTCCGCGGCGGATCAAGAGGTAATAACAATTGCCTCTACCGATGCACATCAGCTAATGAGGGCGGCTTACCACTTAGGTAATCGACATATTCCTGTTCAGGTAGGCTTAGGATTCTTGAGGATTGAGCCTGACTCAGTGTTAGAGGGCATGATTCATCAACTGGGGTTGGAGTCTAAGCATGAATTTGCCCCGTTTGAGCCTGAAACAGGTGCGTATGGAGGTGGACATCGCCATAGTCATGCTGAGACATTTGATAGTGACTATGCCTTAGCTCAAAAAGTGTATGCCGAACATGAGAAGCCACATGTTCATGGGCCTGGATGCTCTCACCATCATCACGGCGATCATGATCATTCACATGAGCATTGA
- the urtC gene encoding urea ABC transporter permease subunit UrtC: MDIRKLAPSSSFSLAIPERESILSKRAYIALAALTLCVLIGVPIFSLLVPETSMFYMSAYALSLIGKIMCFAIAALALDLVWGYCGILSLGHGLFFAIGGYIMGMYLMRQIGTEGVYKSELPDFMVFLDWKELPWFWKGSEHFWWMLLMLILVPGVISWVFGYFAFRSRIKGVYFSIITQALTYAAMLLFFRNETGFGGNNGFTDFKRILGYSISAPSTRVTLFIVTFLVLLGSFILCRALVTSKMGRVITAVRDAESRLMFCGYNPLGYKLFIWVLSAILCAIAGALFVPQVGIINPGEMSPTNSIEMAIWVAVGGRGTLLGPIIGAFAVSGAKSFFTTNFAEYWLFFLGMMFVLVTLFLPNGLLGIYHKFVVKKGGSK; the protein is encoded by the coding sequence ATGGATATTAGAAAGCTTGCTCCTTCATCTAGCTTTAGTTTGGCAATTCCTGAGCGTGAATCCATACTCAGCAAGCGTGCTTATATTGCCTTAGCAGCATTGACACTGTGCGTATTAATTGGTGTGCCAATATTTTCTTTGCTGGTTCCCGAGACTAGTATGTTCTACATGTCTGCTTATGCGCTTAGTTTAATTGGCAAGATTATGTGCTTTGCAATTGCGGCCTTAGCGCTTGATTTGGTTTGGGGTTACTGCGGAATATTGAGTTTGGGGCATGGATTGTTCTTTGCTATTGGCGGTTACATCATGGGCATGTATCTCATGCGCCAGATAGGAACTGAAGGTGTATACAAAAGCGAATTACCTGACTTCATGGTTTTCTTAGACTGGAAAGAGTTGCCTTGGTTCTGGAAGGGGAGCGAACACTTTTGGTGGATGCTCTTGATGCTCATTCTGGTTCCGGGAGTGATTTCCTGGGTATTTGGTTACTTTGCCTTTCGCTCCAGAATTAAAGGGGTGTACTTCTCGATCATTACGCAGGCATTAACGTATGCTGCCATGCTTCTTTTCTTTAGAAATGAAACAGGTTTTGGGGGCAATAATGGTTTCACGGACTTTAAGCGGATATTGGGTTACTCCATCAGCGCGCCAAGTACTCGCGTCACACTTTTCATTGTTACCTTCTTAGTCCTGTTGGGCAGTTTTATTCTTTGCCGAGCCCTGGTGACCTCAAAAATGGGAAGGGTGATTACAGCGGTACGGGATGCAGAATCTCGTTTGATGTTTTGTGGGTACAACCCCTTAGGTTACAAACTCTTTATTTGGGTTCTATCTGCCATCCTATGCGCCATTGCTGGAGCTTTATTCGTTCCGCAGGTGGGCATCATTAATCCTGGAGAGATGTCTCCAACAAACTCGATTGAGATGGCGATCTGGGTAGCAGTAGGTGGCCGCGGCACCTTGCTAGGTCCAATTATTGGCGCATTTGCGGTGAGCGGGGCTAAGAGTTTTTTTACCACTAACTTTGCAGAATATTGGCTGTTTTTCTTAGGAATGATGTTTGTATTGGTGACCTTGTTTCTACCGAATGGATTGCTGGGTATCTATCACAAATTCGTTGTTAAGAAGGGTGGGTCAAAATGA